A section of the Humulus lupulus chromosome 2, drHumLupu1.1, whole genome shotgun sequence genome encodes:
- the LOC133815277 gene encoding L10-interacting MYB domain-containing protein-like, whose translation MAGVDNEVLIIENNDEASVWTQKHEEIFIELMEEEVLKGNKNTTTFTKQSWKYIKEELCGRAKRNYSDMQLRNKYNQLKQKHKDFKSLLKETSMGYNAVTGEVNKSAKRFRKKGCKF comes from the exons ATGGCAGGTGTTGATAATGAAGTTCTTATTATTGAGAATAATGATGAGGCTTCTGTTTGGACTCAAAAGCATGAAGAAATTTTCATTGAACTTATGGAAGAAGAAGTCTTAAAGGGAAATAAGAATACCACAACTTTTACCAAGCAATCATGGAAATATATAAAGGAAGAGCTTTGTGGACGAGCAAAAAGAAATTATAGTGATATGCAACTAAGGAACAAATACAATCAATTAAAGCAAAAGCATAAGGATTTTAAGTCTTTACTGAAAGAGACTAGTATGGGATACAATGCAGTGACTGGAGAA GTTAACAAGTCTGCTAAAAGATTTAGAAAGAAAGGTTGTAAGTTTTAA